Proteins encoded in a region of the Vibrio sp. CB1-14 genome:
- the nhaA gene encoding Na+/H+ antiporter NhaA — protein sequence MNDVIRNFFKMESAGGIILVIAAAIAMVIANSPLNEMYQGVLHTYVFGLSISHWINDGLMAIFFFLIGLEVKRELLEGALKSKETAIFPAIAAVGGMVAPALIYVLFNMGDAQAMSGWAIPAATDIAFALGIMALLGKRVPVALKVFLLALAIIDDLGVIVIIALFYSSDLSTIALTLGFIMTAILFVLNAKKVTSIPAYLAVGAVLWVSVLASGVHATLAGVVLGFAIPLNGKPGEHSPLKHLEHALHPYVAFGILPIFAFANAGISLEGVSMSGLTSMLPLGIAMGLLVGKPLGIFTFSWAAVKLGVAKLPEGVDFKQIFAVSVLCGIGFTMSIFIASLAFVGVSAEFDTYARLGILMGSTTAAVLGYILLNLSLPKEAAPEPKIQY from the coding sequence ATGAATGACGTCATTCGTAACTTTTTTAAGATGGAATCTGCAGGGGGCATCATCCTAGTTATTGCTGCGGCAATTGCGATGGTTATCGCCAACTCTCCTCTCAATGAAATGTATCAAGGCGTGCTTCATACCTACGTTTTCGGTCTATCAATTTCACACTGGATCAACGATGGTTTGATGGCAATCTTCTTCTTCTTAATTGGCTTGGAAGTTAAGCGCGAGTTACTTGAAGGCGCTCTAAAGTCAAAAGAGACAGCCATCTTCCCTGCAATTGCAGCTGTCGGTGGTATGGTTGCTCCAGCACTTATTTATGTTTTGTTTAACATGGGTGATGCACAAGCTATGAGTGGCTGGGCTATCCCAGCAGCAACAGATATCGCCTTTGCTTTGGGTATCATGGCACTGCTTGGTAAGCGTGTACCTGTTGCTTTAAAAGTCTTCTTACTGGCGCTTGCTATTATCGATGACTTGGGCGTTATCGTTATTATCGCGCTTTTCTACAGCAGCGACCTATCCACTATCGCATTGACGCTTGGCTTTATAATGACGGCAATACTGTTCGTACTTAATGCTAAGAAGGTGACTAGTATACCTGCCTACCTAGCGGTTGGTGCGGTGCTTTGGGTAAGTGTACTGGCCTCTGGTGTTCACGCGACGCTAGCTGGTGTGGTACTTGGTTTTGCTATCCCGCTTAATGGTAAGCCGGGTGAACATTCACCACTTAAGCATCTAGAGCATGCTCTTCACCCATACGTTGCATTTGGTATTCTTCCTATCTTTGCATTTGCCAACGCAGGTATCTCGCTAGAGGGTGTATCAATGTCAGGACTAACTTCGATGCTACCGCTGGGCATCGCTATGGGTCTTCTAGTTGGTAAGCCACTGGGTATCTTTACCTTCAGCTGGGCGGCAGTGAAACTTGGTGTTGCGAAACTGCCAGAGGGCGTTGACTTCAAACAGATCTTTGCAGTATCAGTGTTGTGTGGTATCGGCTTTACCATGTCTATCTTTATCGCGTCATTGGCGTTTGTAGGTGTGAGCGCAGAGTTTGATACTTATGCAAGACTGGGTATTTTGATGGGCTCAACAACCGCTGCGGTTCTCGGTTACATCCTACTGAACCTATCGCTTCCAAAGGAAGCCGCACCCGAGCCAAAAATTCAATATTAA